The genomic stretch CTGCTGAAACCTCAGCCGCTGAAAAGGTACCAGCAGCTGTCTGGGCAGACATTGTATATGGTTTGAAAACTGAGAAAGTATAGGAACCTTCTCGAATTGTGGTATGATTCCAGGCACCTTCCCGCACAATGCTGCCGCCTGGCAGGCGGGAACTTGCCACAGTGACCACTCCGTCGTTAGAACCGTAGCTGCTTAGGTAAATCCCTCCCCAGTATAAGGCGCTGCCAAAGGAGCCCCATTTATACCCGCCAAGAGTATAGTAATGGTTCTTGGATGCATTTGCATGGTTATCCGTGATACTGCGGAAATAACGCATATTTCCTGTCTGAAGTGAGCGTGTCGCATCATTATTGCTGCCGAGCAATGCCGCAAGCCACCACGCCGAGCTGCTGTGTGCAAGGTCTGACAGCTGGGTGCCATGGTGCGGAGAAGAAAGTGTGATGACATTTGAAACATATTGGTGTGCACCATAGTGGACAAGTGCCGCTTGAGTGTCCACTCCGCCTTTACTGTGGCCAACAACGACCACCTTCTTACCGCCAAAATATTCATAGATCTGCTTCAGCTTTTCGGCCAGCATTGTCCCGTTCGCCCACATATCCTTTTCCGGATACAAATCGATGAATGCGGTTTGATAACCATTCGCCAGTGCAGTCTCGTACATATCATTGCCATCCCACCATACTGAGGCAGCACTATTATATCCATGAACGAAGACAATGGGTGCTTTTGATGGATCAATCCAGGAAGGGTCAGCTCCCAGATACCAAGTTCCCGGAACTCCAGATGAACCGCCGCCTAAATCACCGGCCCTGGCCTCAACAGGTACCATCAACAATAAAACCATTAGGAATGACATAATCCTTTTGCTCCTCCTCAAACCTTCCCCTCCTCCTTTTTACGCACATCTATAAAAATTATTAAAATGCCTTATTGGTTAGAAGGGTACTTTGCTTCATTTTGATCAGGAAAATAGTCTTATCTCTCCATTGAACAAGAAAAACCCGCCAAACTGGCAGGCCCTCCATCTTATTCTCCTACGATTTTTGCACCTTTCAGCAGGTCCTCTGTCAATGCGATTCCTTCTTCTTCAGCCGCCTTTTTATTGATGACCAACTCCAGGTTCTCCGGATAGCCAACCGGCATCTCTGATGGCTTTTTGCCCTCAAGGATTTCTACTGCCATTTTCCCAGTGGTGTAGCCCAGTTCATGATAATCCAGTCCATAGGACGCGAATGCTCCTCGTTTCACCGAATCACCTTCACCCACGAACATCGGAATATCTTTATCATTTGCTACTGTGATTACAGACTCAAGCGCGGCAACGACTGTATTATCCTTAGGAATATACATCACATCTACACGTCCAACCATTGATTCAGCCGCCTGCTTCACTTCAGAGCTGGCAGAAATAGTCGTTTCTACGGCCTCAAGTCCCTCTGCTTCCAATGCTTCTTTGGCGTTTTTCACATTCACGACAGAGTTGGGTTCACCATTGTTATAAATAATCCCGACCTTCTTCGCATCCGGGATGAACTTCTTGATTGCCGCGATCGTATTCTTGATAGCATCGGGGTGTGTATCCGAGGTTCCCGTTGCATTTCCTCCCGGTTTTTCCATGGATTGTACCAGCTCTGCACCGACAGGGTCCGTAATGGCAGTGAACAGGACCGGAATATCCTTTGTCGCCTGGACCGCTGCCTGAGCACTTGGTGTCGCAATTGCTAAAATAAGATCACTATCATCTGAAACAAACTTTTGGGCAATCGACGCATTATTATTCATATCACCCTGGGCATTCTGGTAATCAATTTTCAGGTTCTTGCCTTCTTCATAGCCAGCATCCTTAAGGGCAGCGATAAATCCCTCTCTTGCCGCGTCAAGTGAAGGGTGTTCGACAATCTGAGTAATCCCAATTTTTACCGTCTTATCCTTTTTCTCTCCACTCACCTGATTACCGCCGCCACATGCAGCAAGCATGAGCATTGCACCGCTCAATAAAACAGCCAACCTCTTCTTCATCCGTTTACCTCCCCAGATTAGTTAACAAATCATGTCTTCACCTGGTGTGTATTTTATATTTTTACTATTTATAATATTCTGATATTAACATGTAATCTTGTCCTCGACAATAGCATTTTTAATATGAATTCACCATGCTATTTTTCAAAGAATTAATATTCTTTAAGTTCCTATTCATTAAAAACTTACTTTCGAGTACTAGCAAAAAATAAAAGGACTAACCTTTGCAGATTAGCCCCAAAGTGTATCTAATAGCGGATAATCCCTTCTTCAGCCAATAATCGAAGTGCTTTTTTGATATTAGATACATTGAGTATTATTGCATTCTCTTCTCCTTGATATATTGCTCTCACTTTCACTTCACGGAACAACGAAGAATAAATGCGGGTTAGTACTCCTTGAGCCCCGGTTTCCAGACCCAGCAGCTGTATGACCTGCTCCTCTTTGTATTTAACTCCCAGAGAATCAAGAACCTCCCTTACTACACGGTTTGATGCTGGATCATTTGAACGGGGAGGCCCTACGACAATTCTAACCAAATTGATTTCATGCAGCTTCGTTATAGTAAAGGCAGTAAAACTTACTCCCCTATTAGAAATCTTCGCGATAATTTCATTTAAAGTCCTGTCGTTCGCAGTAAAAGTAAATTGCTGTCTAATGACAGGAGTTAGTCTTAATCTGTTATTGGACATTACATCACTTCCTTTCCGTTAAAATAGTTTATTCGGCGGATTATAAAAGGAGTGTTTGTTTGTCCTTAGGAAGGAATATTTTTGGAATGGAATAATCAGAGGCCCAAAAGATTGCCTTTTCCTGCTGATTTAGCAAATAAGCCTTGCTGCCGAAAATGAATTGAATTGCGCAACAGCTAGTGTTCCTTTTTATAGATTGAGGCTTCCAATCAATACCTGTGATTTTTTATTTATTAAGTACGTGAAATGGATTATCATTATATTAAAAAAAAGAAAGAGGTTACCAAATGAATGCAGCATATTCTACATCTTCTGGGATGACCAAAACAAAGGCCCTGGTCATCAATGCACTTTTTATCGCTTTAACCGTTGTAGCGACAATGTTCATCAACATCAAGCTCCCAATCATGGGAAATGGCGGTTTAATCCACTTAGGGAATGTGCCCCTGTTCATCGCCGCATTTGTTTTCGGCAGAAAAACAGGAGCAATCGCAGGTGCGTTCGGAATGGGCTTGTTCGACTTGATTTCCGGCTGGGCTGTATGGGCCCCATTCACCTTCGTCATAGTTGGCGCTATGGGCTATGTAGCGGGATTAATGGCTGAAAAAATGCCAGGCAAGAAGGCAGTGGTTTATTCACTTGCCGTTATCGTTGCAATGTTGATAAAAATCGTAGGTTACTATTTTGCTGAAGTCGTCCTATACGGCAACTGGATTCAGCCGTTTGGATCCATCCCGGGCAACATCATGCAGGTTGTTCTTGCTGGATTGATTGTTGTTCCTGTAGCAGGACGTATTAAGAAATTATTATTTTAATAGAAATCTTTGGAAGCCTGCAAGTTTCCAAGTTCATAAAGAAATCCCCTATCGCTTGATAGGGGATTTCTTTATGTATGTGACTCGAAGCATCCAGCCGATTTTGTCGATATGTATGCCTAAAATGCTGTAGATATTTCTCGGGAAATTGTTGAAATTTGAAAGTGAAATATCGCTTCTCTGACTTTATTGTCGAAGGCTTCAAGATACACCTTTCATATCGCCCAGCGATATACAAAGCAATGCGACAGCTTCTCATGCAAACCAGGCATGTTGCGTATATCGGAATGCAATACACTGTTTGCTAACTGTCTTCTTTATAATAGAATCGCTATATCCAGTATTTTATTTCTTGAATAAAGAAAATAGCCAGCCCCATTTTCTATTCTGTATCTCCGCTTCTAAACGTTTGTTAAAATCATTTTGGGAAATCCACTCATTCTTTTGTTCTTCCCGTATTCTTTGTAATTCATTTTGCAGCAGTTCGCTCTTTTCTCTTTCCTGTTCCAGCAGGCTTTCGTAATGGGTATTTTGCTGTTCGATGATTTTTTCAATCTTCGAATTGGTTCTTTGTGCTGAATTCCCGATGCTGGAGCTGATTACATGATGATCCTGCTGGAGCTGGGAAACATTCGTCTTCAGCTGAGCCATATCGCTTTTTAGCTGCAGGTTCATTTCACGGGCTGCTGCTAGTTCATTTACAACAAAAAGCAAAACCTCTTTTAGCTGATTAGGATCCTGCGGCAGATTTTCGTATGTATCGTTAAGAGCGATTTCGGTACCTCCCGCTCCTTCAAGCTTCTCCTTTTGCTCAGCCACGAGATCCTTGGCCGTTTCATCCAGAGGCTTGTCCGTATCGCGTAACGCTACAAGCGCTTTAATATCAGATTGAACAAAGATTCGCCGATCCCCATCTTTTAAGAACTCGTAGCCATTGCGCTCAAGAATCTGTCCATACTTTCGGACTGTAGGAGTCGCAATCCCCACTTCCTCCGCTACTTCCTTCGTTGAGAATGCCTGTTCATTCGGTTGTATATCGTGTCGCATATCGCACATGCACCTCCTAAATACCAATATGCTAGGTTTTAACCACAAATACAAGAGTCATATCGTCTATATTTATATTCTAGCAGATAGATCGCTATATACATATCGTATCGGCAGATTTTTTCATTCCTATAGTCTATTTAGAGGGTTAACCTTTATAAAAGCGATACATACGCCTGCAAAACGCCGAGATGTTCCCTGCCTCTCTTAAACCTTTGCGATTTATTTTCTTAGGCTGAATTCAGCGGTATGTTTTCATATAGTAGGAGAAGAATAAAAAAACTTCCCACTGTTAATATAACCAGTGAGAAGCTTCCGATTAATAAAGCAATTTAATGTTCTAAATAATTATATCTGAACCGTTTCCGCCGATTCTTCAAGCATTGTACCCTTGCTGGCAAAATTGATATGCCATGATAGGGCCTTTTCCAGAACATGCGGCGTCTGTCCCCCTCTTTCCAGTGCTTCTTGATAATAGGCTCGAAGCTGATCACGGTACACTGGGTGCGCACAGTTATCAATGATCAGTTCGACTCTTTCCCTTGGTGCAAGACCTCTCAAGTCGGCATATCCCTGTTCGGTAACAATGACGTCAACGTCATGCTCGGTATGGTCTACGTGAGAGACAAAAGGAACAATGCTGGAGATCTTCCCGCCTTTGGCAATGGATTTTGTGACAAAGATCGCAAGGCGGGCATTACGGGCAAAATCACCTGAACCGCCAATACCGTTCATCATTTTAGTGCCAAGGACGTGAGTTGAATTCACGTTTCCGTAAATGTCCAGCTCCAACGCTGTATTGATTGAAATCAATCCGAGACGGCGGATGACTTCTGGATGGTTGGAGATCTCCTGAGGGCGCATCATCAATTTATCGCGGTATTTTTCAAAATCTGAAAATACCTGCCCCATTTTCTCTTCGGATAGCGTTATCGAACAGCACGAAGCAAATTGAACCTTTCCTGCATCGATCAGGTCAAACACTGCATCCTGCAGAACCTCGGAATATACTTCTAAGTTCTCAAACTCTGAATCAAGCATTCCATGGAGAACTGCGTTTGCAACTGATCCAATTCCTGATTGTAAAGGTGCCAGGCTTTCAGTAAGCCGTCCACTCTGTACCTCTTTTCGAAGGAATTCAATCAAATGCTGGGCCATCACAACCGTTTCTTCATCGGGAGGAACAATCGTCGATGGTGAATCAAGTTGATTCGTGAACACAATCCCTTTTACCTTATCGACATCCACTGGAATGCCGCTTGTCCCTATCCGGTCATCTGGTTTAGTGAGCGGAATCGGCTGCCTTGATCCTTGTTTGCCTGGCTCATACAAATCATGAAGTCCCTCAAGCTGTATGGACTGTGCTGTGTTTATTTCAATAATAATCGACTTCGCATTCTGGGCAAATGCCATAGAATTGCCTATTGAAGTAGTTGGGATGACCATTCCATCCTCGCTGATTGCAACCGCTTCCAAAATTGCTACATCTATTTCCATAACATCTGCACGAATCAGCTCTGCCGTATGTGATAAATGCTGGTCTACAAAAAGAAAGTCACCCTGATTGATGCCACGGCGCATGGTGGCATCTGCCTGGAATGGCAATCTCTTGCCCAGGATGCCTGCCTCCGCGAAAAGCTTATCCACATCAGAACCAAGTGAAGCACCAGTATAGACATTAACCTTAAAGTTTTCTTCGTGTTTAACCCTATTAACAAGGGCAAATGGCACCGCTTTCACATCACCCGCACGCGTGAATCCACTTAGACCCAAAGTCATACCGTTTTCAATCAAGGAAGCTGCCTGTTCAGGAGTCACAACTTTGTCCTTTAGACGGTGATCCCTAATTCGCTCTAATTGCTGTTCCATATCTCAATCCCTCGCTTATGTATAGTTATAATAATTTTACCCATTAGCACCATCAAGATATGGTTTTTGGAATACTAAACGAAAAATTCAGACAAAACAGCAAATATTGACTCCCAAGCAGAATAAATCAGAATCCTAACAGCTTTCTAAAATAACTGGAGTAGGATTGGCTAACCGGTACCCTTTGACCATTATCCATTGAAAGCAGAAAAGTTGAATGAGTGTCCGGATAAATCGTCTTGATGTGGTTCACATTCACAATAAACGAACGATGGCATCGTATAAAGGAATCCTTCGGGAGCAAATATTCAAACTCCTGAAGGGAGTATTTATGTGTCCCTGATATTTCATTCGTGTAGACATGCGTCTTCTTATCTTTTGCCTCAAGATAGACAACGTTTGAAAAAGGAATTGGAATCCAGCCATCCTGTGTTTTCAGGGTTACAACTGACTTTCCATCTGTTAACGCCGGATAGATTGCTGTAACACACCCCTCAAGCTCTCCATTATGTAAAAACGGAACCGCCATGCCATGATAAGGAATGCCAAATACATCCCGGTTAATAAACTCGGAAACTTTTTGCTTGGACATCAGTGCTTTATAGGCAATCGTCCCTTCCTTCACAGGATCCCCAGCAGCAATCTTTAAATCGACCCTTTTGCTTGGACGATAGTATATATAGTCTTTTGTATTTGAAACGGCAATTGAGATTTCATCAGAAAATAATTCCCCGATGACATCCAGTAATGAGCTTAAGGTTATGTCTTCCATACTTTTCTCACCTCGATATTATTATACTACTATTATTTAGACAAAACTTGGAGAGTTGTTACGCTTAACAAAATTAGAAACCACTGGCATTTCTTTACGAATAAATAGAGCATATCCAATCATCATACCGAATAAGACTGATTTGGATGGAAAGATCGATTGCCCATTCGTATTGTAAATAAGGCTCAAAAAAAAGAAGCTAGCAGTTCATTGAACTTCAAAAGCTTCCACTATAACCCTCTATGTCAGCAAAATGTAATACATTTTTTTGATCATTCATTTGTAACCATCATGCCCTTAGAGTGTCTTTTAAGATATCATCTCAATTACATATTGAATCTGCTTTCATTAAAGATTGTATTTATAAGGTCATCCAAGTCAACATCATCATTTTCAAGAAGATGCCTTTCAGGAATGTTATCTGTATTAAAATCCTCAACGATTTGCCTGATTCTTTCCTCCCCAACAAACGCCGCCCCGGACCGTTGTTTATCCCTTTTGATGATTGTATCAATCTTACTGCTAATTACAACGACTTTAATGTTAACATTAAAATCACCTATACGGTCAACAATTGAAAACAGCTGCTCTTTTGAAAAAACATAATCGACAACTGTATGAATATTATGTTTACTAAAATTCTCAATCAGGGAAACCATGTTATCCCATAATATATTTAAAAATAATTTGTCATGATCATCACAAGGATGAACCCACCCGCTTTTCACCATGTTGTATAGCGCATCGCCCTCAATATGAACACTAACTTCATTTATTTTTTCAGCGATTCTTTCTGCCAATGTAGTCTTACCGGCTCCTGGTGGACCACTTATTAAAATAACGGTCGGCTTATTCATAAAAACACATCCTTCACAGCATAAATTTGTCTCATTCCATTAATCCTCTTTATTCCTGTATTTCTTGCGTTCCCATTCAATCGCCTTCTGTTCCAGGTTTTGCACAAATTACTTTTTAAAAATTGATTCAAGCGGACAGTGTTCTAGTACATTAAAAGATTAAAAGATAAACCTGCCAGCAGTTCCCTAAAGACCTCGAAGGACATTCGTCCACTCAAGTAAGGTGTTATATGCATATCCATATTAAAGAATAAACATAAGGGAGTGTTATTAAAGAAATGCAAAAGGAATTTATTAACGAGAATGGGGAAGTTAAAAACCTGCTCCCGTCTCTGCCTGAACATGATGATGCTGAGGGTATGGATTCTGAACCAGTTATTCCTCATCAAGCTGATGACCCTCCGTGTGGACCGGTTAATCGAAACGTCAATTTTTGCTGTGAGGTGGAAATTCCTGAAGGTTTTATGGGAGTAATTGACGATATAAGGTTAATTTATAATACAAATCAATTAAGAGCCCATATAGAAGAATGTGATAAGACTGTTGATACTGACTGTGGCCCTGTAACAGTACCATTATATCAAGTAAGGGTTACAGGATGCATCCCATTTATAGGAAGCGTATCAGTAATAGGTGATTGCGGAGGATTAGAAACCACAGGAAATGACCCTGCTTGTCCTCCAGCATTAGATAATTCTGGACTTGGACGTATAAGTTGTTCAGGTAAAGTATGTGTAGACCATGTTATTGGTTGTTCGACAACTCTGCCCACCACTCTCCCTGCTTTGAACTGTGACACGATTCCGGTAACAGGATATGGTGTGTTTAATAATAATCGGCCTGGAGTAGTATGTGGACTTCAGATTATATGCAGAAGCATAATCTTTGCAGGTACCTTCCAACTTCCTGCGATTAACGACAGCAAATAAGAAAAGGCCTCCCATCAGTTCAGCAGACTGAGGAAGACCTTCTCCAAGAAAACATTTTTGTGAAAAGAGTGAGCATTTTTTGCTTACTATGAGCAAAAATAGAGCTTATATCTTATTCCACTTTAAAACTTCTATATATCAGGCTTTATGATGTTAATTACATCATTCCGCCCATGCCGCCCATTCCGCCCATGTCAGGCATTCCAGCGCCAGCTGGTTCCGGGATGTCAGCTACTACTGCTTCAGTAGTCAGGAACATTGCAGATACGGATGCTGCGTTTTGAAGTGCAGAACGAGTAACTTTAGTTGGGTCCACGATACCAGCTTCGATCATGTTTACCCACTGTCCAGTTGCAGCGTTGAAGCCAGTGCCAACTTCTTCGCGCTTCAGGCGCTCAACGATGACTGAGCCTTCAAGGCCCGCGTTGTGAGCGATTTGGCGAACTGGTTCTTCCATAGCGCGAAGGACGATGTTCACACCAGTTGCTTCGTCCCCTTCTGCCTGGATCTCAGATACTTTTTTGTATACGTTCAGAAGCGCAACGCCACCGCCTGATACGATACCTTCTTCAACTGCAGCGCGAGTTGAGTTAAGAGCATCTTCAATGCGAAGCTTGCGTTCTTTCAATTCAGTTTCAGTAGCAGCACCAACCTTGATGACTGCAACACCGCCAGCTAGCTTAGCAAGGCGCTCTTGTAATTTTTCACGGTCAAATTCAGAAGTCGTTTCTTCCATTTGAACGCGGATCTGGTTCACGCGGCTTTCGATTTGAGCGCTGTCTCCAGCACCTTCAACGATTGTTGTTGTTTCTTTTGTAACAACAACTTTAGAAGCGCGGCCCAAAGATGTGATTGTAGCAGATTTAAGATCACGGCCAAGTTCTTCAGTGATCACTTCACCGCCAGTCAATGCAGCGATGTCTTCAAGCATAGCCTTACGGCGGTCACCAAAGCCAGGTGCCTTAACAGCAACTGCGTTGAATGTTCCGCGAAGCTTGTTGACTACCAATGTAGCAAGTGCTTCACCTTCTACATCTTCAGCAACAAGCAATAATGGTTTGCCTTGCTGTACAACCTGCTCAAGGACAGGAAGGATTTCCTGGATGCTGCCGATTTTCTTATCAGTGATCAGGATATATGGATTTTCAAGAACTGCTTCCATCTTGTCAGAATCAGTTACCATGTATGGAGATGCATATCCGCGGTCGAACTGCATACCTTCCACAACGTCCAACTCTGTAGTGAAGCCCTTAGATTCTTCAATAGTGATAACGCCATCGTTTCCAACGCGCTCCATCGCTTCAGCAATCAATTGGCCAACTTCTTCGTCAGCAGCAGAAATTGCTGCAACTTGAGCGATAGAAGCTTTGCCTTCGATTGGCTTGGAGATAGCCTTTAACTCTTCAACTGCAGTAATAACAGCCTTTTCCATACCTTTGCGGATACCCATTGGGTTAGCGCCGGCAGTTACGTTCTTAAGGCCTTCACGGATCATTGCCTGAGCAAGAACAGTTGCAGTAGTTGTGCCGTCACCAGCAACATCGTTTGTCTTGCTTGCTACTTCAGCAACAAGTTTAGCACCCATGTTTTCGAATGCATCTTCAAGCTCGATTTCTTTAGCGATTGTTACACCGTCATTTGTGATAAGCGGTGAACCAAATTTCTTCTCAAGAACCACGTTGCGTCCCTTTGGTCCAAGAGTTACTTTTACTGCATTTGCAAGAGAATCTACCCCGCGAAGCATCGCGCGGCGTGCTTCTTCACTGAACTTAATTTCTTTTGCCATTGTAGAAAAACCTCCTCAGAATTTTAAATTTATTAAATGTACTGTCAGTGATTATTCAACTACAGCTAAAATGTCGTTTTCGCGTAGGATCAGGTACTCAGTTCCCTGATACTTCACTTCTGTGCCTGCGTATTTTGAGAAGATAATGCGGTTTCCGACTTCAACTTCAAGAGCAACACGCTCACCGTTTTCAAGTACACGGCCAGTTCCAACAGCTACGACTTTACCTTCTTGAGGTTTTTCTTTCGCTGTGTCGGGTAAAACGATACCGCTTGCAGTTTTTTCTTCAGACTCAACAAGCTCGATAATAATGCGATCTCCTAATGGCTTGATCAAGTGAAACAACCTCCTCAAATTATATGTAGATTATTTTTTATTAGCACTCGCCTCAATAGAGTGCTAACACAATTTATATATTAAATAATCTTATTTTTTTTTGCAAGTGTGAAGCAAAAATTTTTGGTAAAAATTTATGGTTTTCTGCTATGATCTATGTCTGATTGAAACAATACATGCTTATTCAAAGGACTGTCCTGCTCCACATTCGGATGGTGAAATGTTTTAACAGGCTCCATGCCGATTTTTCTCATCACATTGATAGAGGGCGCATTAATTTCAGCAGTAAAACTAAAAATCTCGCTGAAGCCCAATTGATGAAACCCATAATCCAGACAAGCCTTGGCACCCTCTGTTGCATATCCTTTTCCCCACGCCTCTTTCTTCAGCCTCCATCCAATTTCGACACACGGGGTGAAATCTGCTTCGAATGTTGCCCTGTGAAACCCTATGAATCCAATAAACTCTTTAGAGTCTTTCACTTCTGCCGCATACAACCCATAACCATAATCCTCAAACTCGGAAAGGATTGCCTGATAAAACCGTTCAGTTTCTTCGTGTGAAAGCATACGAGGAAAATACTTCATTACATCCTCATCTGCATTCATATTGCAAAACGGCTCCAAATCTGCTGCTGACCAGTCTCGCAAATAGAGTCTTGAAGTTTCTAAATAAATCATTTGAACCCCCGTCCATTTTCAAGAAGAAAAATTCACCTTAACAAGTATGCGGTTTTCCATGAATATTTAACCCTTCTAAGGATGCTGACTCTACAATTTGAACTTTCCAATCGTTTACTAGTAGAATAAAGAAGTGTGATTCATAACGAAGCTGTACCCCGTAGTTTATTTTACAGGCCCGCATATTATTACGTAAAATTTCAGGATATACATTATCTGCATCGTTAAGGAGTTTTTTTATTGAAAAGAGAATACTGGTACGTCATCATTGCTTATATTGTCATGCAGCTTTCAAGTCTGATCGGCATTCCGATCGTTGCATTCGTTGGGGCTGCGATGGGGAAAAGCCTGCAGGAAATGGAAACCCTCGCGATTCCATACTGGCTCGTGATAAGCTTTTCGCTCACGCTTTTAATTATCCTGCTGATTTTGAGGAAAGAAAGACACTCACAGGCTGACTTACGCGGAGCAGCTTCTCCTGCCAACTCGGCTGGCTGGGCATTTGCCGGTGTTTTTCTTGCCATGTTCGCTCAATCCATTGCAGCCAGCATTGAAAACATGCTTGGCATTGAGATGGGCTCGGAGAATACACAGGAAATCATCAAGCTGATTGAAAGCTTCCCGGTTGTCATCCTCGTCAGCTCAATCATCGGACCGATCTTAGAGGAAATCGTCTTCCGAAAAATTATTTTTGGCAGCCTGCATAAGAAAATGAACTTCTTTTTCGCGGCGCTGATCAGCTCGGTCATATTCGCATTGGCGCATATGGAGCCCGAGCATGTGATCCTTTACTCTGCGATGGGCTTCA from Mesobacillus jeotgali encodes the following:
- a CDS encoding CPBP family intramembrane glutamic endopeptidase, with the translated sequence MKREYWYVIIAYIVMQLSSLIGIPIVAFVGAAMGKSLQEMETLAIPYWLVISFSLTLLIILLILRKERHSQADLRGAASPANSAGWAFAGVFLAMFAQSIAASIENMLGIEMGSENTQEIIKLIESFPVVILVSSIIGPILEEIVFRKIIFGSLHKKMNFFFAALISSVIFALAHMEPEHVILYSAMGFTFAFLYVKTKRIIVPIIAHVTMNTMVVLLQSVFREDIERMIKEAEKIQSFIGGF
- a CDS encoding GNAT family N-acetyltransferase; amino-acid sequence: MIYLETSRLYLRDWSAADLEPFCNMNADEDVMKYFPRMLSHEETERFYQAILSEFEDYGYGLYAAEVKDSKEFIGFIGFHRATFEADFTPCVEIGWRLKKEAWGKGYATEGAKACLDYGFHQLGFSEIFSFTAEINAPSINVMRKIGMEPVKTFHHPNVEQDSPLNKHVLFQSDIDHSRKP